From the genome of Pelodiscus sinensis isolate JC-2024 chromosome 12, ASM4963464v1, whole genome shotgun sequence, one region includes:
- the LOC142831174 gene encoding uncharacterized protein LOC142831174 — protein sequence MDRSANKSSKDKLGYFSIQLCSGRPLSSRRPGGSQLQPQPPSLCLRRPAPALSAGSQLQPLQSSRSLAHLPDGQPSSNPSPSAAAFLPAGEPAAPTYRRLELAPTHPPPPSPGAAGGGTPGPPRPPSRCEGQQRARLCQSPRACLRGGSRLSLGGREQARPRRPLAWARWGARASPCLRHLKRGLLRGRRGAARPLARTHRRVRHYTAAAAWPARVRRGDARRLTAPSARPRGAAAAPLPLGESPASLAPGCAGSRWRGAPLTGWLAQAREGEEEQEEAARRGLLPPPGQGSRRAIGEVSLAPRRDPRPAPANPRGRVGGAHLHICHPLADWPPGRGRRRWLTRRTAGKEGSPT from the coding sequence ACAGCTCTGTTCCGGCCGCCCCCTTTCCTCCCGCCGCCCGGGGGGCAGCCAGCTCCAACCTcagcctccctctctctgcctgcGCCGCCCCGCACCCGCCCTCTCAGCGGGCAGCCAGCTGCAGCCTCTCCAGTCTTCCCGCAGCCTCGCCCACTTGCCGGATGGGCAGCCAAGCTCCAATCCTTCGCCCTCCGCCGCCGCCTTCCTGCCGGCTGGGGAACCAGCCGCGCCGACCTACCGGCGGCTGGAGCTGGCTCcaacccatccccctcccccgagcccaGGCGCTGCCGGCGGGGGGACACCTGGCCCCCCACGCCCGCCTAGTAGGTGCGAGGGGCAGCAGCGAGCCCGACTGTGCCAGTCGCCCCGCGCCTGCCTGAGGGGCGGAAGCAGGCTCAGCCTCGGCGGGCGAGAGCAGGCCCGGCCGCGCCGTCCCCTCGCGTGGGCGCGGTGGGGAGCCAGGGCCAGCCCGTGTCTCCGGCACCTGAAGCGCGGCCTGCTCCGGGGGCGGCGGGGAGCAGCCCGACCCCTCGCACGCACTCACCGCCGGGTTCGCCATTACACGGCAGCGGCCGCCTGGCCGGCACGCGTGAGGCGAGGAGATGCCCGGCGCCTGACAGCTCCCTCGGCCAGACCGCGGGGGGCGGcggccgctcccctccccctgggggaATCCCCTGCCTCTCTGGCCCCGGGGTGCGCAGGCAGCCGCTGGCGGGGGGCACCACTTACCGGGTGGCTGGCACAggcccgggagggggaggaggagcaggaggaggcggcGCGGCGTGGTTTGCTCCCCCCGCCcgggcagggaagcaggagggcTATTGGCGAAGTTTCACTAGCTCCGCGCCGCGACCCCAGACCAGCCCCAGCGAACCCGAGGGGACGGGTTGGGGGggcacatttgcatatttgtcaCCCGCTCGCTGATTGGCCGCCTGGCCGGGGCCGCCGCCGCTGGCTGACACGGCGCACCGCGGGaaaggaggg